The Roseimicrobium gellanilyticum DNA segment CTGCCGCACCGGTGCGGCTCCATCTTGAGTGCGACTGGCAATGCTGTGCGCCAGCATGACACGCAGTGAGGCTTCATTCTCATAGGTGACGCGGTGCATCGCGGCTTCGGCCTTGTCGATGCGTGCTTCGGCATCGGCGGAGGTGTCGCCATCGAAGAGCGTGTCCAGCACTCCCGTGGCAGCGTCCGCGGGCGCTTCGGCCAGCAACGCTTCCACATTGGCAAAGTAGCGGTAGGCGGTCGCTCGTGAGACGAGCGCCTCCTTGGCAATCTCATCCATGCTGGGCTTGTGCCCTTGCTTGATGAGTTGACTGGCCGCACGCAACAGGTCCTTGCGCGTGCGCAACTCCCGGTTGCTCGGGCTCGACGGGACGGGCTTGGCGGGGCTCTTCTTCATGCCGCGTTTGCAGGAGCGAGTTGTTGCAGAATGGAAGCGAGGTCCACCCACACCTGTTCCTTCTGAATCTGACCATCGTCGCGAAACTCCAGCACGTGCAGCAGACGGAAGGAGAGGGGACGATTGTTTCCTTCGATGCCGAAGGGACGCCCAGGAGCGCGGCCTTCCCAGAGGGACTCATCCACCATGAAGTTCTCGCCATACTTGCGATTCAATGAGGTGGCCTTGCCGTCAGCGAGATCGCTGAAGAGCGTTTCATAGAAGCCACGGACGCTGGCATGATCGCGGCTGGGTCCGGTGGGCCAGCCGACGATGTCATGGGTGACGTCCTCGGTGAGCGTGGCGAGCACGCCCTCCACGTTGTCGCTGGCTTCGTGGCCGAAGTGTTCATCCAGCTTTCGATCCATTTGGGCAGGGGTGAGCGGCATAGTGAGAAGTCGGTTGGTTTGTGCGGAATATTGCTATGAGACGATTGTCGCATTTCAAGAAAAAGTTCTAAATTGCACCTTTGTTGATGCGGAATTCCCTCGAAGCCAATGGAAGAGACATGATAACTTTCCTCAACGGGTGCATCTTCTTTACCCATGGCCGTTACCATCAGGCTTCTAGGAAGCGCTGACGCAGCTCTGATTGCGACGGCGGCGGATGTCTTTGATCACTGTCCACAGGCGCATCTCACCGCGGAGTTCCTACAGGATCCACGGCACCACTTGATTGCTGCCATCGACGATTCGCAGTTGGTGGGCTTCATTTCCGCCGTGCACTACGTGCATCCGGACAAGCCTGCGGAACTCTGGATCAACGAAGTGGGAGTTGCTCCTTCGCACCAAGGGCAGGGCATTGGGCGCCAGATGCTGCGTCTTGTGTTGGAACATGGGAAGAAGCTCGGATGCGTGAACGCCTGGGTACTCACGGATCGAAACAATCCTGCCGCCATGCGTCTTTATGCCGGTGCCGGCGGGGTGGAGGCGGAGAAGCCGGCAGTGATGTTCGAGTTCGGCCTTGAAGGAGGTGAGTCGATCACAGAATCGCAGCCATAGGATATCGTCGTGTGCTCCCTGAACCCTTGGTCGCATCGGGCTTGCCAATTCTTCGTGCAGAAAAAAATGCCGACATGACCCTGTTTCCCACAAAGTCACCTGCCCATTGAAATTTTGTCCTTCCGTATGGCGTGAACATTTCTAGAGTATTGAACCAGGGTGGCTGTAGGTCTGTCAGCCACAGAGAGCATGTCTGACCCCCATTTCTCAGCATCCCCCATCCGCCACCCCCTAGTGTGGGTTCGCAACAAGTTCCTTGCGGGCTTGGCGATCGTCATCCCGTTGGTGGTGACGTTCTGGATTCTGAGGCTGGTGTACGACTTCATTCGGGGTCTGAGTCAGCCGCTGCTGGAGTCCTTTGCCGGGCTGTACAACCAGACGATGCCCGACCCCAATCTTCATGTCGACATCGCCAGCCCGCACTTCTCCCAGTTTGTGAGCCTGGTGGGCTTCCTCATTCCCATGGGGCTGGTGGTGGCCCTGGGGGTCATGGCCACGAACGTCATCGGTGTCCGGGTGGTGTCCGCTATGGACAAGCTCCTGCTGAGCATCCCGGTCATCTCCTTCATTTACAAGTCGCTGAAGCAGGTGATCGAGGCCTTCCGCGGCTTCGGGGGCACCCGCAGCTTCAAGAGGGTCGTGTATGTGGACTACCCTTCGCCTGGTATGAAGCTCATTGGGTTCGTCACCGGTCAGTACGACGACCCGAAGACGAAGAAGAACATGAGCTGTGTCTTCCTGCCCGGCGCTCTCAGCCCCATGACCGGGTTGCTGATCGTCACTGAGACCTCCCGACTGGAGGACGCACCCTTGAGCATCGAGGACGCGATGAAGATGATCTTCTCCGGCGGACTTATCGGCCCCTCATCCGAGGAAGAACAGAAGGCCAAGGCTGCTCGCAAGCCGAAGTCTTCCAAGCATTCAGAGGCCAGACCCCAAGTCGCGCAGAATCCCGACTTCGCACACCTGCCTACCGCCGAAGATTCGCTGGATACGTTCGTTGACCCTCCCACGAGCGGTGCCGGAGGCAGTGCCGCGCCGGACAAGCCGGTGCTTGTAGGAGCAGGAAACCGGGAGCGCTAGGTCGGCCACGCCGATCTGCTGTTCCTGCGGTGGGGAGGGGAGAGGCTAGCTAGTTGCCCGCACCCTGACCGGCCTCTTCCATAAGACGCTTTGCGACGCGGGTTTGAGCCCGGCCTTCTGTAAGCATCTTGCCCGTCTTCGGGTAGAGGAGAACGCGGGTGCTCTGCTCAGCGGCAACGAGCTCCTGGCCCTGGCCCTGAATCTTGGGCCAACCGGTCATCACGAGGGTGCCTTTGCCAGGGTCGTAGACCGCGTTCTGCGACTGGCCGCGATACCGCTTTTCCGGGGGGACGCCGGTAAGTTGCACGTTCACTGCACCTTTAGCCTCCATCATTTTAAAGGACGTCCGGTCCTTACCCAGGTGTACCACCAGTTCTTCCCCAGTGAGATGGAACTGAGGAGAGCTGAGCGAGACGCGCCCACGAAACACCACTTTGAGGTTGCCCATGTCGACCCGGGTTGCTTCGTCTGCAGTGATGTGAAATCCAGAACCGGATTGCACGGCTTCGAATGCCAGGTCTTCAGGGGCAGGTTGTTCCCTAAAGTCCCCAATTTCAGGCAATTTCGAAGATTTGGCGCGCGGAGCGGCATTTCCAGAGTCAATCCAATGTGCCCGGGGGAGGGCGCGTGCTCCAAGGGGGCGTTGGCCGACGTCTTCGCCGAGCGGACCGGGGGCGGAACCGTCGTCCTTGGCCCACGCAAACCTTGAGTGCTCAAAGGTCAGTTCCCCAGATACCGGGGGCTGCACACCAACGGCAGTCCTTCCGCCGGCATAGTTTGGAACCTGCTGAATTTGAGAGGTTCGCGTGCCTTTAGTAAAGCTGTCATTCTCCACCTTCACGAGCCAGCCCGAGATGGCTATCAGACTCAACGGCACAGCGATGAGGTAAGTGGACGGCGTCACGACGTGGGGAATTAATAATTAACCGCAAAAGGTAAGCTTTTCTTAAGTTTTTGTCAATACAAAGCCATCCGAAGGGGTGTCTACAGGCCTGCTGCATGCTGGAGTGCGGGATGCACGGGGGCCCAAACATGGAAAAATGTTCAATTAAGTGCAGGAAATAACTTGTCCTATTCGTTGGGTTTCGGTTTAAAATCGTCCACAAAATTTGCACATTTTGGGATACTAGAACAGTACAGCGTCATAACTTGGTAATCACAGATGCATCAACCGGTCTTGGACTTCGTTGCCCGAGGGAATTTCCCGTCGGGTCTTTCTGCTGTGGTTCCCTGTGCAAACGCCTCGGCCGCTGAGGTTTCGAGCGACAATTTTTTCACCAACAACCCCCTTCAATCCTGAACCTATGAGAACACTTCGACGCTATCGCGCTCCTATCGGAGGTCTCTTGATCCTTGTGATGGCCGTATGGCAGATCGCATCGCCATTGAACGCTGCAACGCTGGTCTGGGATGTCACCTCAGCAAACGGTCAGGTGGACAATGGCGGCGGAACGTGGTCTGCGGGTGGGGCCGGATGGACGGCAACCGGGGGGGCTTCCAACACTACGTTCACGAATGGTGATCATGTCATCTTTGGTGGAGTGGGAACACTGGGCACGGCCGGTTCCATTTTGCTAGGTACAGACGTCACAGCGGCGAGCCTCACCTTCGGAACGGTTCCCAATCCTGCCCATCCTTTCCAGTATTACACCATTGCGGGCGGCGGGAATGATCTCACCATCAGCGGTTCTGGGTACAGTGCCACTTCGGCCGCTCCTGTGGGCTTTCTGGCGAATGAGTCGGCTGCCGTCACGTCAGATGTGGTGCTGGGTTCCTCGCAGAACTGGCTTGCAGCTCTGTTTGAGTCATTGAGCGTGGATGGCGTCATCAGTGATGGCGGCAATGTCTTTGGTATCGCCAAGGACGGCAAGGGACTGGTTTCACTGGGGAATGCGGCAAACACCTATACGGGCCAGACTTCGGTGTTGAATGGAACGCTGGTGCTGACGGGGGCAAATTCGGCCGGCGCCGCGACCTCCACGGTGCAGGTCTTTGGCAATCGTACCACGGGGGGCGGCACCTTGATGCTGGCCACTGGAAATCTCCAAGGCTATACCTTCACTCGCAACATTGTGGCCAGTGGACCTGGTGTTGCCACGGCAAACTCCATCACCACGGCGTTGAATGCGCTCGGTCTCGGTTCAGTCACCAGTGTGGGGAACAACACCCTCACAGGTTCCCTCACGCTCACTGGCGCGTTTGAACAGCGGGTGTCATCCGGAGCAGGTATGTTCACCATCGCCGGCCCGGTGACCCTGCAGGCTGGTCAGGAGAATATTTTTTACGGTGCGGGCAATTTCAACGTTACTGGCCAGATCCAGAACACTTCGGCCGGTATCATCAAGACCGGTGGCAGTGCCATTGCCAGTACGCTGATCCTTTCCAACAATACCAATGCCTACTCCGGTCGTCTGCGTATTGATAGTGGCACGGTGCGAGTGTCAGATGGTGGCGCCTTGGGGACGAGCACGGCTGCAAACGCCATCGAGTTCAACGGCGGCGGCACTTTGGAGGTCCGTGCGGACGCCGGCACCATCGGCACCTTTGCAAACAAGAACCTCAGTACGGCGAGCAACAACGGCACCGTATTCGTGGACCGTGCCATCGGCGGCACCGGATTGAACCAGGTTGTCGACTTTGGAGCTTTCACTTTCGGCGCCGTCGCCCCCCGGACACTTACGCTCAACGGCCGCAATGGCTATGGCTTCTCCATCGGCACGGCAGGAGTCAACATGGCAGGGAACGGCGGAGGGAACGCCACCTTCACCTCGAGTTCGATCAACGGTAAGGTCACGATTGATGGTGACATCACCGTAGGTGACGGCACTGCGGGAAAATTCGCTGTATTCAGCACCGCAGGTGACATGACGTTCAACGGCTCCGTCTTGTCTACTGGAGCTGGTGGCTCAAACAATTTTGCCAAGCAGAATACCGGCACCCTGTTTTGGAACAGCACGGTGGCTTCCACGATTACCGGAACGATCCGCATCGATCAGGGCACGTTGTCGGTGAGCAATCTTGCCAACTCGTTTGGGTCGACGGTTCAGCTCCAGTTTGGCTCATCCGCCACTTCCACCACGGTGGGCACTCTCACCTACACCGGAGCGGGTGAGACTCTCTCCAAGAACATCAATGTCAGTGGCACCACTGGAAGCGCCGTTCTTAACGCCAGCGGTACCGGAGCCCTTATTGTCATCGGAACAGTTACAGCGGGAGCGGCCGGAACCAAGTCCTTCTTCCTTGGCGGCACCAGCACTGCGAACAACGAGTTCCGTGGCGCGTTGCCTGCGGCCAACCTTGCCAACCTGACGAAGCTGGATGGAGGTTCCTGGACGCTGTCCACCGGGGCTCATCTGAATACGGGGCCGACCACGATTGCCGGTGGCACGTTGCGGGTCCTGGCTAATAGTGCCTCCGGGAATTCCACGAACCTTGCGGACA contains these protein-coding regions:
- a CDS encoding TetR/AcrR family transcriptional regulator; this translates as MKKSPAKPVPSSPSNRELRTRKDLLRAASQLIKQGHKPSMDEIAKEALVSRATAYRYFANVEALLAEAPADAATGVLDTLFDGDTSADAEARIDKAEAAMHRVTYENEASLRVMLAHSIASRTQDGAAPVRQNRRLPLIEAALSTSRDRFRDADYKKLCAALSVIFGTESMIVFRDVLRVDEKTARKVKSWAVKALVRAAMEK
- a CDS encoding ester cyclase, whose product is MPLTPAQMDRKLDEHFGHEASDNVEGVLATLTEDVTHDIVGWPTGPSRDHASVRGFYETLFSDLADGKATSLNRKYGENFMVDESLWEGRAPGRPFGIEGNNRPLSFRLLHVLEFRDDGQIQKEQVWVDLASILQQLAPANAA
- a CDS encoding GNAT family N-acetyltransferase, translated to MAVTIRLLGSADAALIATAADVFDHCPQAHLTAEFLQDPRHHLIAAIDDSQLVGFISAVHYVHPDKPAELWINEVGVAPSHQGQGIGRQMLRLVLEHGKKLGCVNAWVLTDRNNPAAMRLYAGAGGVEAEKPAVMFEFGLEGGESITESQP
- a CDS encoding DUF502 domain-containing protein; the protein is MSDPHFSASPIRHPLVWVRNKFLAGLAIVIPLVVTFWILRLVYDFIRGLSQPLLESFAGLYNQTMPDPNLHVDIASPHFSQFVSLVGFLIPMGLVVALGVMATNVIGVRVVSAMDKLLLSIPVISFIYKSLKQVIEAFRGFGGTRSFKRVVYVDYPSPGMKLIGFVTGQYDDPKTKKNMSCVFLPGALSPMTGLLIVTETSRLEDAPLSIEDAMKMIFSGGLIGPSSEEEQKAKAARKPKSSKHSEARPQVAQNPDFAHLPTAEDSLDTFVDPPTSGAGGSAAPDKPVLVGAGNRER
- a CDS encoding LptA/OstA family protein, with the protein product MTPSTYLIAVPLSLIAISGWLVKVENDSFTKGTRTSQIQQVPNYAGGRTAVGVQPPVSGELTFEHSRFAWAKDDGSAPGPLGEDVGQRPLGARALPRAHWIDSGNAAPRAKSSKLPEIGDFREQPAPEDLAFEAVQSGSGFHITADEATRVDMGNLKVVFRGRVSLSSPQFHLTGEELVVHLGKDRTSFKMMEAKGAVNVQLTGVPPEKRYRGQSQNAVYDPGKGTLVMTGWPKIQGQGQELVAAEQSTRVLLYPKTGKMLTEGRAQTRVAKRLMEEAGQGAGN